AAGGGATGTGTGGACAACAGCCAGCGGCGCATCCGGACATACCGCGTCCAGTTCGGCAGTATTGGGCATTCGTTTTTCCTGCACCAACTGGTCGTTTAAACGGTAGGCCAGCATCCATTCGTCTTTTTCCAATTTTTTGCGGTGTGCCGCAATACCGTCAAACACTTCGGCAAAACAGGTACAACCGGTCAGATCCGCACTGCCGAGAACCTGACCCGTCCACTCCAGATGCTGATGTGTATCAATAAATCCGGGCAGCACTGTTTTTCCACCCAGATCCATAACCTGCACAGCAGCCCCCTCGGGATAAAGCGGTACAACTTCATCATGTTCGCCCAAAGCCTCTATGGTATCACCGTCTACCACCATGGCAGAAAATTGGGGTCGGGCGTCATCCAGACTGATACCCTGTATATTGGTAAAAAGTGTTTTCATTTCATCTCAAATTAAAGCACTTGGCTAATGTTGGGTTTGAATGGAGATTTGCCCATATGCAAGGCGCAAGGACCGTTGTAACCGGAGCAACCTCATGGTTGTGAGGATTACAACGGTCCGCAGCAACGCCCCATATTAAATCAGGCGGGTGAATATCCATTCAAACGCTATCTGGTTTTGATCATTGTCCACAGTTCGTCGTAGTACCTGTTGTTTTTGCCCAGGTCATTAATGAACTCAAGCGTCTTCATCGTCGTTTCACTCGGATAAATAGCCGGATTAGTCAGATCAGCAGGCGTAATAAATTCCTTGGCCGCCTTATTCGGCGTAGCATACTGGGTCCAGTTGGACAGAGTGGCACCATTCTTGGCATCCAGCACCCAGTTGATGAATGTATGGGCATAGTCCACATGGGGGGCTCCGGCAGGAATCGCCATGTTGTCCGCCCAGATTACCCCGCCTTCCTTGGGGTTGGCAAAGGCAAATTTTTCCGGAGCATCAGCCACGGCACGCAGGGCGTCACCATTGTAAACCAACGCGGCAATAGCAGTGCCTGCAACCACCTTGGAACGGCCGCCTGTTCCCACGTCAAATCCGGCAAAATATTTACTGGATTTGGTTTCGATCATCATCTTGGCCAAAGCTTTAAGCTCATCTTTATCCAGGGTGTTAACGCTTTTGCCCATATATTTCAAGGCAATTCCCAGCATCTCCCGGATGGAGTCAATCATGACCACAGGGCCTTTACGTTCCGCCGGATCAAAAAACAGAGCGGTGGAGGCTACATAATCTTGTCCAAGGACCTCTTTGTTATAAAGCATGCCCACGGTACCCCACTGATAGGGCGCAGTATATACATTGCCCGGATCATAGGCCGCGTTTTTGAAAGCGTCTTCCAGGTTGGCCAGATTGGGCAGTTTGGAATGGTCCAGTTTCTGAAGCAGGTTCAATTTGATCATGGTATTGATGATGTAGTCCGAAGGAACAACCACGTCATACTGGTTTACGCCGCCGGCCTGGAGTTTGGCCACAAGCTCTTCGGTGGACTCGTAAAATTCCACCCGGCTTTTGATGCCTGTATCTTTGGTAAATGTGTCCATATAGTCTTCGGGCATATATTCGCTCCAGATCAGGACACGAAGTTCATCCGCAGCAAAAGAGGATGCCGGAAACTGGAGGAACACGGCACACACCAGCAACAGGGTTAAAGTTAATTTTTTCATGGTTATCTCCTTTTGTTTTTATTGTTTTTTACTGGAAATTCTTTCTGACAGAATAACCAAAGTGATGGTTACAAAAATGCCCACAGTTGACAGGGCATGGATTTTGGGCGTGATGCCCCGGTGTACTTCACCATATATATAAAGGGGCAGGGTGACCGAAGTGGGTCCGGCCGTAAAAAAACTGATAATAAAATCGTCAAGGGAGAGGGTCAGTGCCAGCATGGCCCCGGAGACAATGCCCGGCATCATCAGCGGCAGCAGTACATGTCGGAAGGTGTACCAGTTGGAGGCATACAGATCCCTTGACGCCTCTTCAATTTCATTGTTAAAAGCGGAAAGCCGGCTTCGGACCACCAGGGCCACAAATGCCACCTGGAAGGTGACATGCCCGATGATCATGGTGATCAGTCCCGGCTCAAATATGGAAGAGATGGACCGCAGGCAGGTAAATGCAATGACCAGGGCGCCGGCAAAAACGATCTCAGGCGTGATGACCGGCAGGTAGAGATTGATATCAAAAAAGGTCATCACCTTTTTTGACCAGGGATAGCGGGAAAGCCCCATGGCCAGCGCCGTGCCCAGAATCGTGGCAATAATAGTAGACACCACTGCCAAAATGGCGGTATTGACACATGCCTCGATGACCAGGTCGTCATGGAGCAGTTTAACGTACCAGTCCAGACTGAACCCGCCCCAGTGAATGCCGAAACGCGACTTGTTGAATGAATAAACCATGACGGCCAGCAACGGTGTGTAAAGAAACGCATAGGTTGCCACGGCAAAAATTTTATAACGCAAACCCAGCTTAAACATTATACAATCTCCATTGTTTCGCCTTTGCGGTTCAAAAAGACCAGGGCAATAAGGGTTAAGGACATAAGTGCCAGACTGACAGCCGCCCCAAAGGGCCAGTCACGGCTTTTACCGAATTGCTGCTGGATCAGATTGCCCACCAGCATATATTTTGCCCCGCCTAAAAGATCCGGGATAAGGAACATGCCCATGGCCGGCACAAAGGTCAAAATGGCCCCCACAGACAGTCCCGGCAGGGTCTGGGGTAAAATAGCCTGGCGGAACACCCGCCACTTGCCGCAGTAAAGATCATTGGCCGCTTCAACCAGGCTCCAGTCCAGTTTTTCCACGCTGGAATACAGGGGCAGGGCCACAAAGGGAAGAAATGCGCTGATCATACCGATGTAGACTGCAAATGAACTGGGGTATAACGGACTTCCAGGCGGCACAAGATGCAGCAGGGCCGCGATTTTTGCAATGGGCAGTCCCGGTG
This window of the uncultured Desulfobacter sp. genome carries:
- a CDS encoding spermidine/putrescine ABC transporter substrate-binding protein gives rise to the protein MKKLTLTLLLVCAVFLQFPASSFAADELRVLIWSEYMPEDYMDTFTKDTGIKSRVEFYESTEELVAKLQAGGVNQYDVVVPSDYIINTMIKLNLLQKLDHSKLPNLANLEDAFKNAAYDPGNVYTAPYQWGTVGMLYNKEVLGQDYVASTALFFDPAERKGPVVMIDSIREMLGIALKYMGKSVNTLDKDELKALAKMMIETKSSKYFAGFDVGTGGRSKVVAGTAIAALVYNGDALRAVADAPEKFAFANPKEGGVIWADNMAIPAGAPHVDYAHTFINWVLDAKNGATLSNWTQYATPNKAAKEFITPADLTNPAIYPSETTMKTLEFINDLGKNNRYYDELWTMIKTR
- a CDS encoding ABC transporter permease, with product MFKLGLRYKIFAVATYAFLYTPLLAVMVYSFNKSRFGIHWGGFSLDWYVKLLHDDLVIEACVNTAILAVVSTIIATILGTALAMGLSRYPWSKKVMTFFDINLYLPVITPEIVFAGALVIAFTCLRSISSIFEPGLITMIIGHVTFQVAFVALVVRSRLSAFNNEIEEASRDLYASNWYTFRHVLLPLMMPGIVSGAMLALTLSLDDFIISFFTAGPTSVTLPLYIYGEVHRGITPKIHALSTVGIFVTITLVILSERISSKKQ
- a CDS encoding ABC transporter permease; the encoded protein is MKIIDKPEILYGELSTPRNIRTRGLLRIAPGMLWIMLFLSIPALSLIVISFTTRGAYGEIEWVFTLENYKRLAGYSLFGWSPDYLKILLRSLVAGFLTTLICIILSYPLAFFISTRNKTTRYLWLMALIIPFWTNLVIRTYAWQIVLAPGLPIAKIAALLHLVPPGSPLYPSSFAVYIGMISAFLPFVALPLYSSVEKLDWSLVEAANDLYCGKWRVFRQAILPQTLPGLSVGAILTFVPAMGMFLIPDLLGGAKYMLVGNLIQQQFGKSRDWPFGAAVSLALMSLTLIALVFLNRKGETMEIV